In Blastopirellula sediminis, the following proteins share a genomic window:
- a CDS encoding glycosyl hydrolase, producing the protein MYHESDSGRKTMGDVDVVYHDGVYHLFHLVLPNHDFIAHAVSDDGLAWHRVENALFIGHPGAWDDSMLWTMHVSPNPYKPGSWRMFYTGLSQHDNGLVQRLGMATSDDLYQWVKAPVRWVNQCKRCRVTNAPASLVNAPYDEESHFPLESPAPYYESKLSEGRRWISWRDPFYYHDEGRGWLLAAARVPDGPVCRRGCVSLLEEVAENQFESHPSLFHPGLYDDIEVPNLMKLRGERYLIGSIREDAKIRYWHAADLEKPWANFFDNVLLPKGNYAGRICFDDHGPMIWNFYSHDITRRTVKNLLPPPKRIRQLSDGQLQVASFEGFDQQIKSDATPEVFQISKMLTDKDGSAEVNHDAGSIRLRNDYGFQAFLFGATVNCFRFRARLDMQGNGKCGLVFRIDPESQDGYFLSLDMYRGVAQLRSWRTDNSATGEHMMSFDTLQAGYWRSRLDRPCEIRLVAYGSYIEFSIDHRIVISLADQTFSEGKIGIYVESACLDIDQIHLEQMQRPVTADETLAQ; encoded by the coding sequence ATGTACCATGAGTCGGATAGCGGCCGCAAAACGATGGGAGACGTCGACGTCGTCTATCACGACGGGGTCTACCACCTGTTTCATCTCGTCCTGCCGAATCACGACTTTATCGCCCATGCGGTCAGCGATGACGGCCTGGCGTGGCATCGGGTCGAAAACGCTCTCTTCATCGGCCATCCCGGCGCGTGGGACGATTCGATGCTCTGGACGATGCACGTTTCGCCGAATCCGTACAAGCCGGGCTCGTGGCGGATGTTCTACACCGGCCTTTCGCAGCACGATAACGGCCTCGTACAGCGACTCGGCATGGCGACCAGCGACGACTTGTATCAATGGGTCAAAGCGCCGGTCCGCTGGGTGAATCAATGCAAGCGCTGCCGCGTGACCAATGCGCCGGCCAGTCTGGTCAACGCGCCGTATGACGAAGAGAGCCACTTCCCGCTTGAGTCGCCGGCGCCTTACTACGAAAGCAAACTCTCCGAAGGTCGCCGCTGGATCAGCTGGCGCGATCCGTTTTACTATCACGACGAGGGACGGGGCTGGCTGTTGGCTGCGGCTCGCGTTCCTGATGGTCCCGTCTGCCGCCGCGGCTGCGTTTCGCTGCTGGAAGAAGTGGCGGAGAATCAATTCGAATCGCATCCGAGTCTCTTTCATCCTGGGCTCTACGACGACATCGAAGTTCCCAACCTGATGAAACTGCGCGGCGAACGCTACCTGATCGGCAGCATTCGGGAAGATGCGAAGATTCGGTATTGGCACGCGGCCGATCTCGAAAAGCCGTGGGCGAACTTTTTCGACAACGTGCTGCTGCCGAAGGGAAACTACGCCGGGCGAATCTGCTTCGACGATCATGGCCCGATGATCTGGAATTTCTACTCGCACGACATCACGCGGCGCACGGTGAAAAACCTGTTGCCCCCGCCCAAACGGATTCGGCAGTTGTCCGATGGACAATTGCAGGTCGCGTCGTTCGAGGGCTTTGATCAACAGATCAAGTCGGACGCGACCCCCGAGGTCTTCCAGATCTCGAAAATGCTGACCGACAAGGATGGTTCGGCCGAGGTGAATCATGACGCCGGCTCGATTCGCCTTCGCAACGACTACGGGTTCCAAGCGTTTCTCTTCGGCGCGACGGTCAACTGTTTTCGCTTTCGAGCGCGGCTCGACATGCAAGGAAACGGCAAGTGCGGGCTCGTCTTCCGGATCGATCCCGAGTCGCAGGACGGCTACTTCCTATCGCTCGATATGTATCGAGGCGTCGCCCAATTGCGGTCGTGGCGAACCGATAATTCCGCCACCGGCGAGCATATGATGAGTTTCGATACGCTCCAGGCCGGCTACTGGAGAAGCCGTTTGGATCGTCCGTGCGAAATTCGCCTGGTCGCTTACGGAAGCTATATCGAGTTTTCAATCGATCACCGCATCGTGATTTCCCTGGCCGATCAAACTTTTTCGGAAGGAAAAATCGGCATCTACGTCGAAAGCGCTTGCCTGGACATCGATCAGATTCACCTCGAGCAGATGCAACGACCAGTGACGGCCGACGAAACGCTGGCGCAGTGA
- a CDS encoding DUF58 domain-containing protein: MSTVESYLKPEVIRQIARLDLRAQFVVRGFFQGLHASPYHGFSVEFSEHRRYEQGDDPKDIDWLVYAKTDRYYIKKFEAETNITGYLAMDLSKSMGYTYRQEMTKFDYSISLAAALCYLMIHQQDPVGLVTFDTKIRQSLPPKSKRKHLGDVLSLLANLQPTGETDIAHSLSQLAAMLKHRSVVMIFSDLLSDPDEVFKALYQLRHRQHDVILFHVLDEAEVTFPFDGMVELEDPESKETLKLDAGSYRADYRKEVEAFRERYRRDASKAGVDYVELDTSMPFDKALTEYLINRRTRF, translated from the coding sequence ATGTCGACCGTCGAGAGCTACTTAAAGCCGGAAGTCATCCGCCAGATTGCGCGGCTCGACTTGCGCGCTCAGTTCGTCGTGCGGGGATTCTTTCAAGGGTTGCACGCGAGTCCCTATCACGGTTTCTCGGTCGAGTTCAGCGAGCATCGTCGCTACGAACAAGGGGACGACCCGAAAGACATCGATTGGCTCGTCTACGCCAAGACCGATCGCTACTACATCAAGAAGTTTGAAGCCGAAACGAACATCACCGGCTACCTGGCGATGGATCTCTCGAAGTCGATGGGCTACACCTATCGCCAGGAGATGACCAAGTTCGACTACTCGATCTCGCTGGCCGCGGCCCTTTGCTATTTGATGATTCATCAGCAAGACCCGGTCGGCCTGGTCACCTTCGATACGAAGATCCGCCAAAGTCTCCCCCCGAAGTCAAAGCGGAAACATCTGGGAGACGTGTTGTCGCTGCTCGCCAACTTGCAGCCGACCGGCGAAACCGACATCGCCCACAGCTTGTCGCAACTCGCCGCGATGCTCAAGCACCGCAGCGTGGTGATGATCTTCAGCGATTTGCTCTCCGATCCGGATGAGGTTTTCAAGGCGCTCTACCAACTGCGGCATCGGCAGCATGACGTCATTCTGTTTCACGTTCTGGACGAAGCGGAAGTGACGTTTCCGTTTGACGGGATGGTCGAATTGGAAGATCCGGAGTCGAAAGAGACGCTCAAGCTCGACGCCGGCAGCTATCGGGCCGACTATCGCAAAGAGGTCGAAGCGTTTCGCGAGCGATATCGCCGCGACGCCTCAAAGGCCGGGGTCGACTACGTCGAGCTCGATACCAGCATGCCGTTTGATAAGGCGCTGACCGAATACCTGATCAACCGCCGAACGAGGTTCTAA
- a CDS encoding response regulator gives MDATDPPKKLFLRLMEAFAVGDSLPDSVRRILPWLLYEFECRFGCVTVPSDSADSRTLSAQLWHPDELVDSDEVLKRLRHQGDQNTPVEASEAVLRAFLEKGAVVETLDTTADGDAALAVVVIPVFLNDAPLLAVELFGPAEKLQGPEFESKLTDATHGLSVLAACWRRDESYQRLAQIVDSSYDAIISRDLDDTITSWNSGAEAVYGYPAEEAIGRPISILFPPTRREEEAEILEARRTGKRLTQFETERRRRDGRMISVSITTSPLCDASGRIVGVSTIERDISQRIQAERELQKAKAAAERANRARSEFLANVSHEIRTPMNAIIGMTRLSLAEELPEAVREYVETANSSAHTLLSLLNDILDFSKIESGKFTIDRSEFNLRQTIDATMRALSERAFSKGLELAIDFDSRIPDQLVGDEIRLRQIITNLVSNAVKFTERGEVLLSVKLLRRFPRDVRIRFTVSDTGVGITDADQKRIFEPFTQVDSSSTRNFGGSGLGLTICHELLQLMGGQLELKSEPGVGSRFSFSLLFPRARTAENRLRAAVLPPEFAGMQVLVVDDNETNRKILRELLRAWDLDAFTTSDAEEAIRLFREKQQVGDPFDLVLIDALMPGIDGYDLCKRLNEVAGKTPPIVLMAAPSDRYHFREREEDLPIRATLAKPITASSLHDSLVEAVSIAAPESQRTRSVEVLTSFHALRVLLVEDTAANRKLVTSLLKKRGHIVVEAHNGRESLEKFRDDDFDVILMDVQMPIMDGLQTTAAIRQIEREEDYEPTPIIAMTAHAMQGDREKCLGAGMDAYISKPIDIDDLLATLESLANDFNNHMNGENESNRIEIRPQEEPLQLEATLDRLGGDLELFRDFVEFYDEDAKALLENLADAARTKDVRRLERVAHSLKGLAGNVGGEAAATAAAKVEEAARSGNLEESQGMIASLTSELDRLAKALEPFRR, from the coding sequence GTGGACGCAACTGATCCGCCGAAGAAGTTATTTCTCCGACTGATGGAGGCGTTCGCCGTGGGCGATTCGCTACCAGATTCCGTGCGCCGCATTTTGCCTTGGCTGTTGTACGAGTTCGAATGTCGCTTTGGCTGCGTCACCGTGCCGAGCGACTCCGCCGATTCGCGAACCCTTTCCGCCCAGCTCTGGCACCCTGATGAACTGGTCGACAGCGACGAAGTGCTGAAACGCTTACGTCACCAAGGCGATCAAAATACGCCGGTCGAAGCGAGCGAAGCGGTGCTCCGGGCGTTTCTCGAAAAGGGTGCGGTCGTCGAAACGCTCGATACGACTGCGGATGGAGACGCGGCGCTGGCGGTGGTGGTGATTCCAGTCTTTCTGAATGACGCGCCGCTGTTGGCGGTCGAACTGTTTGGCCCCGCCGAGAAGTTACAGGGGCCCGAGTTCGAGTCAAAGCTGACCGACGCGACGCATGGGCTGTCGGTGTTGGCCGCATGTTGGCGCCGGGACGAATCGTACCAGCGGCTCGCGCAGATCGTCGACTCGTCGTACGACGCGATCATCAGTCGCGATCTGGATGATACGATCACCAGTTGGAACTCCGGCGCCGAAGCGGTCTATGGTTACCCGGCCGAGGAAGCGATCGGCCGCCCGATTTCGATCCTTTTTCCGCCGACGCGCCGGGAGGAAGAAGCGGAGATCCTGGAAGCGCGCCGCACCGGAAAGCGTTTAACGCAGTTTGAAACCGAACGGCGTCGCCGCGACGGACGAATGATCTCGGTTTCGATCACCACGTCGCCGCTGTGCGACGCCAGCGGGCGGATCGTGGGGGTGTCGACGATCGAGCGGGATATCTCCCAACGAATTCAAGCCGAACGTGAACTGCAAAAAGCGAAAGCGGCGGCCGAGCGGGCCAATCGGGCGCGGAGCGAATTTCTGGCGAACGTCAGTCACGAGATCCGCACGCCGATGAATGCGATTATCGGCATGACTAGATTGTCGCTGGCCGAAGAGCTGCCGGAAGCGGTGCGTGAATATGTCGAAACGGCGAACTCGTCGGCCCATACGCTGTTGAGCCTATTGAACGACATCCTCGATTTTTCCAAGATCGAGTCAGGCAAGTTCACGATCGATCGGAGCGAGTTCAACTTGCGCCAGACGATCGACGCAACGATGCGGGCCCTATCGGAACGAGCCTTCTCGAAAGGGTTGGAGCTGGCGATCGATTTCGATTCGCGGATTCCGGATCAACTGGTCGGCGATGAGATTCGCTTGCGGCAGATCATTACCAACCTGGTCTCGAACGCCGTGAAGTTCACCGAGCGGGGAGAGGTGCTGCTGTCGGTCAAGTTGCTCCGGCGGTTCCCGCGAGACGTGCGGATTCGTTTTACGGTCAGCGATACCGGGGTCGGCATCACCGACGCCGACCAGAAGCGGATCTTTGAGCCGTTCACGCAAGTCGACAGCTCTTCGACGCGTAACTTTGGGGGTAGCGGGTTAGGGCTGACGATTTGCCATGAACTGCTGCAACTGATGGGAGGTCAGTTGGAACTAAAAAGCGAACCAGGCGTCGGCAGTCGCTTCTCGTTCTCGCTGTTGTTTCCGAGAGCCAGGACGGCGGAGAACCGACTACGAGCGGCCGTGTTGCCGCCGGAGTTCGCCGGGATGCAAGTGCTGGTGGTCGACGACAACGAGACGAACCGCAAAATCTTGCGCGAACTGCTGCGAGCGTGGGATCTCGACGCGTTTACCACTTCAGACGCCGAGGAGGCGATTCGGCTCTTCCGCGAGAAACAGCAAGTCGGCGATCCGTTCGACCTGGTGCTGATCGACGCTTTGATGCCGGGGATCGACGGGTATGATCTCTGCAAGCGTTTGAATGAAGTCGCCGGCAAGACGCCGCCGATCGTGTTGATGGCGGCGCCGAGCGATCGCTATCACTTTCGCGAACGGGAGGAAGACTTGCCGATCCGGGCAACCTTGGCCAAGCCGATCACCGCTTCGAGTCTGCATGATTCGTTGGTCGAAGCGGTCTCGATTGCGGCGCCGGAGAGTCAGCGGACTCGTTCGGTCGAGGTGCTGACGAGCTTTCACGCGCTCCGCGTGCTGCTGGTCGAGGATACGGCCGCCAATCGTAAGCTGGTGACCAGTCTGCTGAAGAAGCGAGGGCATATCGTCGTCGAGGCGCATAATGGGCGCGAATCGCTCGAAAAATTCCGGGATGACGACTTTGACGTCATTCTGATGGATGTGCAAATGCCGATTATGGACGGGTTGCAGACAACCGCGGCGATACGGCAAATTGAACGCGAAGAAGACTACGAACCGACTCCGATCATCGCGATGACCGCGCATGCGATGCAGGGAGATCGCGAAAAGTGCCTTGGCGCCGGCATGGACGCTTACATTTCCAAGCCGATCGACATCGACGATCTGCTTGCTACCCTGGAAAGTTTGGCCAACGATTTCAACAACCATATGAACGGCGAAAACGAATCAAATCGGATCGAGATCCGTCCCCAGGAAGAGCCGCTGCAATTGGAGGCGACGCTCGATCGGTTGGGAGGAGATCTGGAGTTGTTCCGCGACTTTGTCGAGTTTTATGACGAAGACGCCAAAGCGTTGCTCGAGAATCTTGCCGACGCGGCGCGGACGAAAGACGTTCGTCGCTTGGAACGAGTCGCTCACAGTTTGAAAGGACTGGCCGGCAACGTCGGCGGCGAAGCGGCGGCGACTGCGGCGGCCAAAGTGGAGGAAGCGGCGCGCAGCGGCAACTTGGAAGAGTCGCAGGGGATGATCGCTTCGTTGACGTCGGAGCTCGATCGTCTGGCCAAAGCGCTCGAACCTTTCCGGCGCTAA
- a CDS encoding AAA family ATPase: protein MQQELQKVIVGQEEVIEQLFAAIFTRGHCLLEGVPGLAKTLMVSTLARVLDMQFKRVQFTPDLMPSDITGTNVLEEDENGRRNFRFVEGPVFTNILLADEINRTPPKTQASLLQAMQEREVTVGRETYDLPDPFFTIATQNPIEQEGTYPLPEAQLDRFMFNIIIGYPTLNEEERILSTTTRQEKVEVRKIFSARAILNIQKLVQSVAVSEYVVKYVARLVRATRPKDPDTPKFVKELVDWGAGPRAGQNLINGGKAIAAMEGRFSVAIEDVKKIAIPVLRHRISTNFQAQAEGMTNEDVIRKLLKEIPEPEVEKFEK, encoded by the coding sequence ATGCAGCAAGAGTTGCAGAAGGTCATCGTCGGTCAGGAAGAAGTCATTGAGCAGTTGTTCGCCGCCATCTTTACTCGCGGACATTGCTTGTTGGAAGGGGTGCCGGGGCTGGCCAAGACCTTGATGGTCAGCACCTTGGCCCGCGTGCTCGACATGCAGTTCAAACGCGTGCAGTTCACGCCGGACTTGATGCCGTCCGACATCACCGGCACCAACGTGCTGGAAGAAGACGAGAACGGTCGCCGCAACTTTCGCTTTGTCGAAGGGCCGGTCTTCACCAACATTCTGTTGGCGGACGAAATCAACCGTACGCCTCCCAAGACGCAAGCCTCGTTGTTGCAGGCGATGCAGGAACGGGAAGTGACCGTCGGCCGAGAAACGTACGACCTGCCGGATCCCTTCTTTACGATCGCCACGCAAAACCCGATCGAACAGGAAGGGACCTATCCGCTGCCGGAAGCGCAGCTCGACCGGTTCATGTTCAACATCATCATCGGCTATCCGACTCTCAACGAAGAAGAGCGGATCTTGTCGACCACCACGCGGCAAGAGAAGGTCGAAGTTCGCAAGATCTTCTCGGCCCGTGCGATTCTCAATATTCAAAAGCTGGTCCAGTCAGTCGCCGTGAGCGAATACGTGGTGAAGTACGTGGCGCGCCTGGTCCGCGCGACGCGGCCGAAAGATCCCGACACGCCGAAGTTCGTCAAAGAGCTGGTCGACTGGGGAGCTGGTCCCCGTGCCGGTCAAAACCTGATCAACGGCGGCAAGGCGATCGCGGCGATGGAAGGACGTTTTTCGGTCGCAATTGAAGACGTCAAGAAGATCGCGATCCCGGTGTTGCGTCACCGCATCAGCACCAACTTCCAAGCCCAAGCCGAAGGGATGACCAACGAAGACGTCATCCGCAAACTGCTGAAAGAAATCCCCGAGCCGGAAGTGGAGAAGTTTGAGAAGTAG
- a CDS encoding PA2169 family four-helix-bundle protein, which translates to MSHLSTIFQLDKETLAALRELTRVLHDSQSALTDAAAKVQCPETARLFYDLATRRAQLGHELRQYIQLNAQEPPSTGTLKGEAQKLWMELRSSVSGGKAELILADVERLEDYLVVEYKKLIPKTAGSPLSAVFHEQFIAVKQGREQVDELRRKKRQ; encoded by the coding sequence ATGTCTCACTTAAGTACGATTTTCCAACTAGATAAAGAGACCCTCGCGGCGCTACGAGAGCTGACGCGCGTTTTGCACGACAGCCAGTCGGCGTTAACCGACGCAGCGGCGAAGGTGCAGTGTCCGGAAACGGCGCGACTCTTTTACGACCTGGCGACGCGACGCGCCCAGCTTGGGCATGAGCTTCGTCAATACATTCAGTTAAACGCCCAAGAGCCTCCGTCGACCGGTACGCTGAAGGGGGAAGCGCAGAAACTCTGGATGGAGCTTCGCTCCTCGGTCTCCGGCGGCAAGGCGGAATTAATTCTGGCCGACGTCGAACGGTTAGAGGACTATCTGGTCGTTGAATATAAGAAGTTGATACCAAAGACGGCCGGCAGCCCCTTGAGCGCCGTCTTTCACGAACAGTTCATTGCCGTGAAACAGGGCCGCGAACAGGTCGATGAGTTGCGGCGAAAGAAGCGGCAATAG
- a CDS encoding sigma-54-dependent transcriptional regulator, which translates to MTQILVVDDDRAVARLVQRCFEGSDVEVLTSQRADEVIPLIEKHTIDVLLLDIMLPEISGLDLARQIRKIDSKLPIIFVTGRDDSETTIEAMKLGAYDYLVKPLDVGMVQELVERAIENRRLMHEPVVLTPQQADDHESGDLLVGRSPQMLAVYKEVGRVAAQNVNVLIRGESGSGKELIARAIYQHSNRNNQPFLAVNCAALSETLLESELFGHEKGAFTGADSRRIGKFEQCNGGTIFLDEVGDMSLTIQAKVLRLLQDQRFERLGGTETITTDVRIISATNRDLEEMIADGDFRLDLFHRLKSFEIAIPPLRDRDGDLEQLVQYFLKQFNRQLGKEITGLSAESLARLKAYDWPGNIRELQGVLRKSMLMATSTVLAPEWLPPELFGGPTPSRSSESHGSNEDAFDIFLAQLESRGSEDMYAESLEWMEQRLLSFVLDKTGGNQSKAAALLGITRGSLRHKMRALGITVEQVVKGDD; encoded by the coding sequence ATGACGCAGATTCTTGTCGTTGACGACGATCGAGCCGTAGCGCGCTTAGTCCAGCGTTGCTTTGAAGGTAGCGACGTTGAAGTTTTAACCTCGCAGCGCGCCGACGAGGTCATTCCCCTGATCGAGAAACACACGATCGACGTGCTGTTGCTCGACATCATGCTTCCCGAGATCAGCGGTCTCGACTTGGCGCGGCAGATTCGCAAGATCGATTCCAAGCTGCCGATCATTTTCGTCACCGGTCGCGACGACAGCGAGACGACGATCGAAGCGATGAAGCTGGGCGCTTACGATTACCTGGTCAAGCCGCTCGACGTCGGCATGGTGCAGGAGCTGGTCGAACGGGCGATCGAAAACCGCCGCTTGATGCATGAGCCGGTCGTGCTGACGCCGCAGCAAGCGGACGACCACGAAAGCGGCGATCTCTTGGTCGGCCGTAGCCCGCAGATGCTGGCCGTCTACAAAGAAGTGGGCCGCGTCGCCGCCCAGAATGTGAACGTGCTGATCCGCGGCGAAAGCGGGAGCGGTAAAGAGCTGATCGCTCGCGCGATTTACCAGCACAGCAATCGAAACAACCAGCCGTTTTTGGCGGTCAACTGCGCCGCGCTGAGCGAAACGCTGCTGGAAAGCGAACTGTTCGGTCACGAGAAAGGCGCCTTCACCGGGGCCGACTCGCGCCGCATCGGTAAGTTCGAGCAATGCAACGGCGGCACGATCTTCCTGGACGAAGTAGGCGACATGTCGCTGACGATTCAGGCCAAGGTCCTCCGGCTGTTGCAGGACCAACGGTTTGAGCGGCTCGGCGGGACCGAAACGATCACGACCGACGTTCGGATCATCTCGGCGACCAATCGCGACCTGGAAGAAATGATCGCCGACGGCGACTTCCGCTTGGACTTGTTCCATCGGCTAAAGTCGTTCGAGATCGCGATTCCGCCGCTTCGCGATCGGGACGGCGACCTCGAGCAACTGGTCCAATACTTCCTGAAGCAGTTCAATAGGCAGTTGGGGAAAGAGATCACCGGCCTGTCCGCCGAATCGTTGGCTCGCTTGAAAGCGTACGACTGGCCCGGCAACATTCGTGAGCTGCAAGGGGTGCTGCGCAAGTCAATGTTGATGGCGACGTCGACCGTGCTCGCTCCGGAATGGCTGCCGCCCGAATTGTTCGGCGGACCGACTCCATCGCGCAGCAGCGAGTCGCACGGCAGCAACGAGGATGCGTTCGACATATTCCTGGCACAGCTTGAATCGCGCGGCTCAGAAGATATGTACGCCGAATCGCTTGAGTGGATGGAGCAGCGATTGCTCTCGTTCGTTCTCGACAAGACCGGCGGCAATCAGTCGAAGGCGGCCGCGCTGCTCGGAATTACTCGCGGCAGCCTTCGTCACAAGATGCGGGCGCTCGGCATCACCGTCGAACAAGTGGTGAAAGGGGACGACTAA
- a CDS encoding DUF4159 domain-containing protein, with the protein MSTNNRDAASLFSISGKLTQLAYAPLAIVTIAATLSIGLPSAAAQNPRRGGQPVTPQLVNESITRGINFLRKQQQPDGGWAEYPGQPGGVTSLVMLAMIESGVDPDDPAIAKALQYLETKIGQPENTYALSLQIMAYGLADPIGRKASIVANAQKLAGIQIRGGERSGMWTYGDPRGMGGGDNSNTQFAILALDEAAHVGAKVDDPTWRVSHDYWEKAQNPNGSWGYLPNSPGRGSMTAAGISSLIITTKRLAEGDAEVNGESIACCGQQTPNEAIEDGYSWLGRNFTVYTNPADGGDSLNLLYYLYAVERVGRLGGRRFIGDHDWYREGAEMLVNNQDSLSGSWRGTGQAEVSHPAVATSLALLFLAKGRRPVLIAKYKHGASGPRNVISHDWNRHRSDIANLTHFVEPRWGNKRMTWQVVDAAHATTEDLLQTPVLWISGSDGLKLTPEQEKSLKLYIEQGGFVFAEAACGGAKFDADFRALMKRLFPEAPLRLLPPDHPIWFAEAPIEAQYAKPLLGIDACCRTSVVYCPEDLGCFWELNRSEAVTKYPAKVRAKIEAGSLIGANVLAYATGRKLKDKLQEVEIDDSLGVEDGQSRNTLIVAKVQHTGGADDAPAALGNMVKVAGRQLDFRFDASPHLVPPSYEKLYEFPILFMHGRRDFKFSAKERTALAEHLSRGGFLFADSICASVPFTTAFRREMKMMFPDAELKEIPLDHPIYSDAYNGFDITTVTVNDPQERQEGEGLQATQSRQVPKLEGLWLEDRLVVVFSPLDLSCAMENGSSLQCKGYVREDAARIAANILLFAMQQ; encoded by the coding sequence ATGTCGACCAACAATCGCGACGCAGCTAGCCTGTTTTCGATCTCTGGAAAGCTTACGCAGCTTGCCTATGCACCCTTGGCGATTGTGACGATTGCGGCGACTTTATCGATCGGCTTGCCATCGGCCGCCGCACAAAACCCACGCCGCGGCGGACAGCCGGTCACTCCGCAGCTGGTCAACGAGTCGATCACCCGCGGCATCAACTTCCTCCGCAAGCAGCAACAACCGGATGGCGGCTGGGCCGAATACCCCGGCCAACCGGGCGGCGTCACCAGTTTGGTGATGTTGGCGATGATCGAAAGCGGCGTCGATCCGGACGATCCCGCGATCGCCAAAGCGCTGCAATACCTCGAAACGAAAATCGGCCAGCCGGAAAACACTTACGCCCTCAGCCTGCAGATCATGGCCTATGGCCTGGCCGATCCGATCGGCCGTAAAGCGAGTATCGTCGCGAACGCCCAAAAGCTCGCCGGAATTCAAATTCGCGGGGGGGAACGGAGCGGCATGTGGACCTATGGCGATCCGCGCGGCATGGGGGGCGGCGATAACTCGAACACGCAGTTCGCCATTTTGGCCCTCGACGAAGCGGCCCACGTGGGGGCGAAAGTCGACGATCCGACGTGGCGCGTGTCGCACGACTACTGGGAAAAAGCGCAGAATCCCAACGGCTCTTGGGGCTATCTCCCCAATTCGCCGGGACGCGGCAGCATGACGGCCGCCGGGATCTCGTCATTGATCATCACCACCAAGCGACTGGCCGAAGGGGACGCCGAGGTCAACGGCGAGTCGATCGCCTGCTGCGGGCAGCAAACGCCGAATGAAGCGATCGAAGATGGCTACTCGTGGCTCGGCCGCAACTTCACCGTCTACACGAACCCAGCCGACGGGGGCGATTCGCTCAACCTGCTGTACTATCTCTACGCGGTCGAACGCGTGGGACGCTTGGGCGGTCGCCGCTTTATCGGCGATCACGATTGGTATCGCGAAGGCGCCGAAATGCTGGTCAACAACCAGGACTCGCTCAGCGGTTCGTGGCGCGGCACCGGTCAGGCCGAAGTCTCGCACCCGGCGGTCGCCACTTCGCTGGCCCTCCTCTTTTTGGCGAAGGGTCGCCGACCAGTGCTGATCGCCAAATACAAGCACGGCGCCAGCGGCCCGCGTAACGTGATCAGCCATGACTGGAATCGTCATCGCAGCGACATCGCCAACCTGACCCACTTCGTCGAGCCGCGGTGGGGGAACAAGCGGATGACCTGGCAAGTGGTCGATGCCGCCCATGCGACGACCGAAGACCTGTTGCAAACGCCCGTCTTGTGGATCAGCGGCAGCGACGGTTTGAAGCTGACGCCGGAACAGGAAAAGAGCTTGAAGTTGTATATCGAGCAAGGAGGTTTCGTCTTCGCCGAAGCGGCTTGCGGCGGCGCCAAGTTTGACGCCGACTTCCGCGCCCTGATGAAACGCCTCTTTCCCGAAGCGCCGCTCCGACTTCTTCCGCCGGATCATCCAATCTGGTTCGCCGAAGCGCCGATCGAAGCGCAGTACGCCAAGCCGCTGCTGGGGATCGACGCTTGCTGCCGCACCAGCGTCGTCTACTGCCCCGAAGATCTCGGCTGCTTTTGGGAATTGAACCGGAGCGAAGCGGTCACGAAATATCCAGCGAAGGTCCGGGCGAAGATTGAAGCCGGCAGCCTGATCGGCGCCAATGTGTTGGCCTACGCGACCGGTCGCAAGCTGAAAGATAAGCTGCAGGAAGTCGAAATCGACGACTCGCTTGGCGTCGAAGATGGCCAGTCGCGTAACACGTTGATCGTCGCCAAGGTGCAACATACCGGCGGCGCCGACGACGCCCCGGCGGCGCTGGGCAACATGGTGAAAGTGGCGGGGCGTCAGCTCGACTTCCGCTTCGACGCATCGCCTCATCTGGTTCCGCCGAGCTACGAAAAGCTGTACGAGTTCCCGATCCTCTTCATGCATGGTCGCCGCGACTTCAAGTTCTCGGCGAAAGAGCGAACCGCGCTGGCCGAACATCTTTCGCGCGGCGGATTCCTGTTCGCCGATTCGATCTGCGCCAGCGTGCCGTTCACAACGGCGTTTCGTCGCGAGATGAAGATGATGTTCCCCGACGCCGAGCTGAAAGAGATTCCGCTCGATCACCCGATCTACTCCGATGCGTACAACGGCTTCGACATCACCACCGTCACGGTCAACGATCCGCAAGAGCGTCAGGAAGGGGAAGGCCTGCAAGCGACGCAATCACGTCAGGTGCCGAAGCTGGAAGGACTCTGGCTCGAAGATCGCCTGGTCGTCGTCTTCTCGCCGCTCGACCTGAGCTGCGCGATGGAGAACGGTTCGTCGCTACAGTGCAAAGGATACGTCCGCGAAGACGCCGCCCGGATCGCAGCGAACATCTTGCTGTTTGCGATGCAGCAGTAG
- a CDS encoding DUF1328 family protein — protein MLYWALMFFIVALLAAGLGFGGVAGAAAGIAKILFFVFLVLFVVSLLTGLVRRPVV, from the coding sequence ATGTTGTACTGGGCTCTGATGTTCTTCATCGTCGCGCTACTCGCTGCTGGACTTGGCTTCGGCGGCGTGGCAGGCGCTGCGGCCGGTATCGCGAAGATCTTGTTCTTCGTATTCCTGGTCTTGTTCGTCGTGAGTCTGCTGACCGGTCTGGTTCGCCGGCCTGTCGTCTAA